One part of the Halodesulfovibrio sp. MK-HDV genome encodes these proteins:
- a CDS encoding 4Fe-4S dicluster domain-containing protein has protein sequence MARVEFREERCKGCMLCSTVCPKKIICQSSRFNQQGYKVAEVKAEDMENCTGCTSCALICPDLVIKVYREEKKEK, from the coding sequence ATGGCGCGCGTTGAATTCCGCGAAGAACGGTGTAAGGGCTGCATGCTCTGTTCTACCGTTTGCCCAAAGAAAATTATCTGCCAGTCCTCCCGCTTTAACCAGCAAGGGTATAAAGTGGCTGAGGTAAAAGCAGAAGACATGGAAAACTGTACAGGTTGTACTTCCTGTGCGCTTATTTGCCCTGACCTTGTTATCAAGGTCTATCGCGAAGAGAAAAAGGAGAAGTAG
- the queA gene encoding tRNA preQ1(34) S-adenosylmethionine ribosyltransferase-isomerase QueA, with the protein MERDSHCTKKDLQTIPDDFRLSAYTYELPEDQVAQHPSDKRGSSRLFVIDKESGENHAAMFSDLGKYLPKNALLVVNNSKVLPARLFGNRPSGGKVEFLMLTPLPLVKPVEQGEWKSATVEGLMRMSKRVKVGTKAEFGDDLWVEVTETAEFGRCEATINWRGDLKDHFLQQGHLPLPPYIKREDTTADKDRYQTVYADDSQLGSVAAPTAGLHFTEEMRDQLSQNGIEWAEVTLYVGYGTFSPVRCDDIREHEMHKEFLELSEETAQKIARAKAEGRPVIAVGTTSSRVLEGAFREVGSIAPFKGWTNIFIYPGYKFNVVDHMITNFHLPESTLLMMISAFASKQRVLDGYADAISQGFRVFSYGDSMLIL; encoded by the coding sequence ATGGAACGCGATAGCCACTGTACCAAAAAAGATTTACAGACAATTCCTGATGATTTCAGGCTTTCAGCATATACGTATGAGCTCCCTGAAGATCAGGTAGCTCAGCATCCGTCCGACAAGCGCGGCAGCTCTCGTTTATTTGTTATCGACAAAGAAAGCGGCGAGAACCATGCAGCAATGTTTTCAGACCTTGGTAAGTATCTACCAAAAAATGCATTACTTGTAGTTAATAACTCAAAAGTACTGCCTGCTCGTCTGTTCGGAAACCGTCCATCCGGCGGTAAAGTAGAATTTCTCATGCTTACCCCGCTCCCGCTGGTTAAACCAGTAGAGCAAGGCGAGTGGAAAAGCGCCACTGTTGAAGGTCTTATGCGTATGTCTAAACGCGTAAAAGTAGGCACCAAAGCAGAATTTGGCGACGATTTGTGGGTTGAAGTCACAGAAACCGCTGAGTTTGGACGTTGCGAAGCAACCATCAACTGGCGTGGTGACCTGAAAGACCATTTCTTACAGCAAGGGCATCTGCCGCTGCCTCCGTACATTAAACGCGAGGACACCACAGCGGATAAAGATCGCTACCAGACAGTTTACGCAGACGATAGCCAGCTTGGTTCCGTTGCTGCGCCAACTGCCGGTCTACACTTTACTGAAGAAATGCGTGACCAGCTTTCACAAAACGGAATTGAATGGGCAGAAGTAACTCTGTACGTAGGGTACGGAACCTTTTCACCAGTGCGTTGTGATGATATTCGTGAACACGAAATGCACAAAGAATTTCTTGAATTGTCAGAAGAAACTGCACAGAAGATTGCCAGGGCAAAAGCAGAAGGTCGTCCAGTTATCGCTGTTGGAACAACCTCTTCCCGTGTATTGGAAGGCGCTTTTAGAGAAGTAGGCAGCATTGCACCGTTCAAAGGGTGGACAAATATCTTTATCTACCCCGGATACAAATTTAATGTTGTGGATCACATGATCACAAACTTCCATTTGCCGGAATCTACGTTGCTTATGATGATTAGCGCATTCGCTTCAAAGCAGCGCGTGCTGGATGGTTACGCCGATGCCATATCACAAGGCTTCCGCGTATTCAGTTACGGGGATTCAATGCTGATTCTCTAA